The proteins below are encoded in one region of Gemmatimonas aurantiaca:
- a CDS encoding diguanylate cyclase: MATSRILVADDDEAVLQSVTWLLQENGYDVIPANGGNACLEQLERRSPDLLLLDILMPDADGCQLLERIKGEERWRDLPVLMLSAQPPEEASVKSLGLGAADFIRKPYRPKELLARVQAQLRMGALLRSTRMALLRTEEALARAQQDADSRRKLVDILHEVTGDLSVNELFHLLVRRAARALNVSHCSVVLARPGDAQAVVVAAFENPGLQHLSVQLERYPEIRAALESGQPVLVEDLETHPLYEGVRQVWGIEGIEVSIRSVIALPFSIDRGQYGVFLVRRTREQERFGPADLEFAQAVITAAVAVIQRAQMVESTMADNARLEQLAQTDPLTQLLNRRALTERITAEMERALRYDSTLALLMIDLDHFKKVNDTYGHLVGDDVLRDVGQLLNQTIRGSDITARYGGEEFLVLLPETDDGGAVAFAERIRAAVEEHPFARDSMNEPLRLTASVGVAVFPAARIENVEDLFARADAALYRAKAEGRNRVRM; encoded by the coding sequence ATGGCGACGTCGCGCATTCTGGTAGCCGACGACGACGAAGCAGTTCTTCAGTCCGTGACCTGGTTGCTCCAGGAGAACGGATATGATGTCATTCCCGCCAATGGGGGGAACGCCTGTCTCGAGCAACTCGAGCGGCGTTCACCGGATCTGCTGCTGCTCGACATCCTGATGCCCGACGCCGATGGCTGTCAGCTGCTCGAGCGGATCAAGGGCGAGGAGCGCTGGCGCGATCTGCCGGTGCTGATGCTCTCCGCGCAGCCGCCGGAGGAAGCGTCGGTGAAGTCCCTGGGACTGGGGGCGGCGGATTTCATCCGGAAGCCGTATCGACCCAAGGAACTGCTGGCCCGCGTCCAGGCCCAGCTGCGCATGGGGGCGTTGCTGCGGTCCACGCGCATGGCCCTGCTGCGCACCGAGGAAGCACTGGCCCGCGCCCAGCAGGACGCCGACAGCCGGCGCAAGCTGGTGGACATCCTGCACGAAGTCACCGGCGACCTGTCGGTGAACGAGCTGTTTCATCTGCTCGTGCGCCGCGCGGCCCGGGCGCTCAATGTGTCGCACTGCTCGGTGGTGCTGGCGCGTCCGGGCGACGCGCAGGCCGTGGTGGTGGCGGCCTTCGAGAATCCCGGCCTGCAGCATCTCTCGGTGCAACTCGAGCGGTATCCCGAGATCCGGGCGGCGCTCGAGAGCGGGCAGCCCGTGCTGGTCGAGGATCTGGAAACGCATCCGCTGTACGAGGGTGTGCGACAGGTGTGGGGCATCGAAGGGATCGAAGTGTCGATCCGCTCGGTGATCGCGCTGCCGTTCTCCATCGATCGTGGGCAGTACGGCGTGTTTCTCGTGCGTCGCACGCGGGAGCAGGAACGTTTCGGGCCGGCCGATCTCGAATTTGCCCAGGCCGTCATCACGGCGGCGGTGGCCGTGATCCAGCGCGCGCAGATGGTGGAGAGCACCATGGCCGACAATGCCCGTCTCGAACAGCTCGCGCAGACCGATCCCCTCACGCAATTGCTGAACCGGCGGGCCCTGACGGAACGCATCACGGCGGAGATGGAGCGTGCGCTGCGCTACGATTCCACGCTGGCGCTGCTCATGATCGATCTCGATCACTTCAAGAAGGTGAACGACACCTACGGGCATCTCGTGGGCGACGATGTGCTCCGCGATGTGGGGCAGCTGCTCAATCAGACCATCCGCGGCAGCGACATCACGGCGCGGTATGGCGGCGAGGAATTCCTCGTGTTGTTGCCCGAAACCGACGACGGGGGCGCGGTGGCGTTTGCGGAACGGATCCGTGCCGCGGTGGAGGAACATCCCTTCGCCAGGGATTCGATGAACGAACCGCTGCGCCTGACGGCGTCGGTGGGCGTGGCGGTGTTTCCGGCCGCGCGCATCGAAAACGTGGAAGATCTCTTTGCCCGGGCCGATGCGGCGCTCTATCGCGCAAAAGCCGAAGGACGCAACCGCGTGCGGATGTAA
- the cobO gene encoding cob(I)yrinic acid a,c-diamide adenosyltransferase produces MTDLDSTEQDELEPRTDPLAAPKTAVAANGRKVPTPKQKRPGAYRVPPRKDRHGLLIVNTGHGKGKTTAALGLMLRAYGRDMSVAMYQFVKRLNNTGEHRIARRLGIDMVALGAGCTLDRADVTDDTSRARAGWDLCAQHLAAGTYDVLLLDELTLPLKWGWLDEAAVIRALQERPAGTHVVITGRDASQALIDAADLVTDMQVVKHPLREQGIKAQGGIDV; encoded by the coding sequence ATGACCGATCTCGATTCCACCGAACAGGACGAACTGGAACCCCGCACCGACCCACTCGCCGCACCCAAGACGGCCGTGGCCGCCAATGGCCGCAAGGTGCCAACACCGAAGCAGAAACGGCCGGGTGCGTACCGCGTGCCGCCGCGCAAGGATCGCCACGGCCTGCTCATCGTGAACACCGGGCATGGCAAGGGCAAAACCACCGCGGCCCTGGGTCTCATGCTACGCGCCTACGGACGCGACATGAGTGTCGCCATGTACCAGTTCGTGAAGCGACTCAACAACACCGGCGAGCACCGCATCGCACGCAGGCTCGGAATCGACATGGTTGCACTCGGCGCCGGATGCACACTCGATCGCGCCGATGTCACCGACGACACCAGTCGCGCCCGTGCCGGTTGGGACCTGTGTGCGCAGCATCTCGCCGCCGGAACGTACGACGTGCTCCTTCTCGACGAACTCACCCTGCCGCTCAAGTGGGGATGGCTGGACGAGGCCGCGGTGATCCGCGCCCTGCAGGAGCGTCCGGCCGGAACTCACGTGGTGATCACCGGCCGCGATGCGTCGCAGGCACTCATCGACGCCGCCGATCTCGTCACCGACATGCAGGTCGTCAAGCACCCGCTGCGGGAGCAGGGAATCAAGGCCCAGGGAGGCATCGACGTATGA
- the gyrA gene encoding DNA gyrase subunit A — protein sequence MTAPNARERILPRLIDEEVKESFINYSMSVIVSRALPDVRDGLKPVHRRVLYAMNELGLLPGRPYKKSATVVGDVLGKYHPHGDSSVYDALVRMVQDFSLRYPLVDGQGNFGSMDGDSAAAYRYTEARLTRAAIEMLTDIDKNTVDFAPNFDDRLEEPRVLPAGFPSLLVNGSTGIAVGMATNIPPHNMREVISAVVALIDNPELTGAELRKYVKGPDFPTGGYIYGRAGIADYQDTGRGRIIMRARAVIEEKESSGKSQIVVTEVPYQVNKAKLVADIAELVREQKLTGISALRDESDKDGVRVVIELKRDAIPRVVLNQLYKHTAMQSTFGVIMLALVPDPHTRQLVPKVLTLRQCLDHYIGHRHEVIVRRTQFDLDKALDREHILEGLKIAVDNIDEVIALIRAAEDTPTASLQLQARFGLSERQAEAILNLRLAKLTGLERDKLEEELREVRTFIVELRGILESKPRRMDILKGELLKVSETYGDERRTEIVSDEGEFSIEDLIAEEEMVVTITHGGYIKRTPLSLYNRQGRGGRGKASADLKENDFIEHFYVASTHTYMLIFTDDGRCFWLKVHELPQAGRNTRGKPIVNLINVTPDTRIRSIVVTKEFSDTEFLLFCTRNGTVKKTALSQYSNPRVNGIKAIKIEQDDELMDVQVTSGNNDVVLATRHGLSVRFHESDVREMGRDTTGVKGIELRPSDQLVGMVVIKREATLLVVTERGLGKCSEVSEYRVQKRGGKGILTLNRTAKTGDVVALMEVVPEDELMLMTRQGIAIRSKVSEIRVTGRAAQGVKLVALDDQDVVSAVARVIPDEKENEGEEGDTPVELGGDGE from the coding sequence ATGACCGCACCGAACGCCCGCGAACGCATCCTGCCGCGCCTCATCGACGAGGAGGTCAAGGAATCGTTCATCAACTACTCCATGAGCGTCATCGTGTCGCGCGCCCTGCCGGACGTGCGGGATGGCCTCAAGCCCGTGCATCGGCGTGTGCTGTATGCGATGAACGAGCTCGGACTGTTGCCGGGGCGTCCGTACAAGAAGTCCGCGACGGTGGTCGGCGACGTGCTCGGCAAGTATCACCCGCACGGCGACAGCAGCGTGTACGACGCGCTGGTGCGCATGGTGCAGGACTTCTCGCTGCGGTATCCGCTGGTGGACGGTCAGGGCAACTTCGGCTCGATGGACGGCGACAGCGCCGCGGCGTATCGCTACACCGAAGCGCGTCTGACCCGCGCCGCGATCGAGATGCTCACCGACATCGACAAGAACACCGTCGATTTTGCGCCGAACTTCGACGACCGGCTCGAGGAACCCCGGGTGCTGCCCGCCGGGTTCCCCAGTCTGCTCGTGAACGGGTCGACCGGCATCGCCGTCGGCATGGCGACGAACATCCCGCCGCACAACATGCGCGAGGTCATCAGCGCCGTGGTGGCGCTGATCGACAATCCGGAGCTCACCGGCGCGGAGCTGCGCAAGTACGTGAAGGGACCCGACTTCCCGACCGGCGGATACATCTACGGCCGCGCGGGCATCGCCGACTACCAGGACACCGGCCGCGGGCGTATCATCATGCGCGCGCGCGCGGTCATCGAGGAGAAGGAGTCGAGCGGCAAGTCGCAGATCGTCGTGACCGAAGTGCCCTACCAGGTCAACAAGGCCAAGCTCGTGGCGGACATCGCCGAGCTGGTGCGCGAGCAGAAGCTCACGGGGATCTCTGCCCTGCGCGACGAGTCCGACAAGGACGGCGTGCGTGTCGTGATCGAACTCAAGCGCGATGCGATTCCACGCGTGGTGCTGAACCAGCTGTACAAGCACACCGCGATGCAGAGCACGTTCGGGGTGATCATGCTGGCGCTGGTGCCCGATCCGCACACGCGTCAGCTCGTGCCCAAGGTGCTCACCCTCCGGCAGTGCCTCGATCACTACATCGGGCACCGTCATGAAGTGATCGTGCGGCGCACCCAGTTCGATCTCGACAAGGCACTCGACCGCGAACACATCCTCGAAGGCCTCAAGATCGCCGTCGACAACATCGACGAGGTGATCGCGCTCATCCGCGCGGCCGAGGACACCCCGACGGCCAGTCTGCAGCTCCAGGCGCGGTTCGGGCTGTCGGAGCGTCAGGCCGAGGCCATCCTCAACCTGCGGCTCGCCAAGCTCACCGGTCTCGAGCGCGACAAGCTCGAGGAGGAGCTGCGTGAGGTGCGCACGTTCATCGTGGAGCTGCGCGGCATCCTCGAGTCGAAGCCGCGCCGCATGGATATTCTCAAGGGCGAACTGCTCAAGGTCTCGGAGACGTACGGCGACGAACGGCGCACGGAGATCGTCAGCGACGAAGGGGAGTTCTCCATCGAGGACCTGATCGCCGAGGAGGAGATGGTCGTGACCATCACCCACGGCGGGTACATCAAGCGCACGCCGCTGTCGCTGTACAACCGGCAGGGGCGGGGCGGTCGCGGCAAGGCCAGCGCCGACCTGAAGGAGAACGATTTCATCGAGCACTTCTACGTGGCGAGTACGCACACGTACATGCTCATCTTCACCGATGACGGGCGCTGTTTCTGGCTCAAGGTGCACGAACTGCCGCAGGCCGGACGCAACACGCGCGGCAAGCCGATCGTGAACCTGATCAATGTGACGCCGGATACACGCATCCGGTCCATCGTGGTCACCAAGGAGTTCTCGGACACGGAATTCCTGCTGTTCTGCACCCGGAACGGCACCGTCAAGAAGACGGCGCTGTCGCAGTACTCGAACCCGCGGGTGAATGGCATCAAGGCCATCAAGATCGAGCAGGACGACGAGCTGATGGACGTGCAGGTGACGAGTGGCAACAACGACGTGGTGCTGGCCACCCGTCACGGGCTCTCCGTGCGGTTCCACGAGAGCGATGTGCGCGAAATGGGCCGCGATACCACCGGGGTGAAGGGAATCGAGCTCCGTCCGTCCGACCAATTGGTGGGGATGGTCGTGATCAAGCGCGAGGCCACGCTGCTGGTGGTGACCGAGCGTGGGTTGGGCAAGTGCAGCGAGGTGAGCGAGTACCGCGTGCAGAAGCGCGGGGGCAAGGGCATTCTCACGCTCAACCGCACCGCCAAGACGGGCGACGTGGTGGCGCTGATGGAGGTCGTGCCCGAGGACGAGCTCATGCTGATGACCCGCCAGGGCATCGCCATCCGCAGCAAGGTGAGCGAGATCCGCGTGACCGGCCGGGCGGCCCAGGGCGTGAAGCTGGTGGCCCTCGACGATCAGGACGTGGTGTCGGCGGTGGCCCGGGTCATCCCCGACGAGAAGGAAAACGAAGGCGAGGAAGGCGACACGCCGGTGGAGCTGGGTGGTGACGGCGAGTAG
- a CDS encoding adenosylcobinamide-GDP ribazoletransferase, translating to MSRETSGTPERPHGSVRAELRAFAAAFTFMTRIPLGRWITHDLTDLPRSAVWFPLVGAVVGATGAAGLLLAQRWWSPFVAALLATMITVRLTGAFHEDALADAFDGFGGGWSVEQVLAIMKDSRVGSYALVGMILVVIMKCALLADLATTPIASGRPWHGLPLVASALVSAHVLGRCSSIWLMAALPYVRPPSSTERSSAGKPFVDGVGIGRVTTATIQTVFLVFLCLGAIAWIPLLIALLLTTVSGRYFRQRIGGITGDTLGAVNQLVELGVYLILAAAPIRGLFTP from the coding sequence ATGAGCCGGGAAACGAGTGGAACACCAGAACGCCCACACGGGAGCGTCCGCGCCGAACTGCGGGCCTTCGCGGCCGCCTTCACCTTCATGACCCGTATCCCGCTGGGGCGCTGGATCACACACGATCTGACCGACCTGCCGCGTTCGGCGGTCTGGTTTCCGCTCGTGGGCGCGGTGGTGGGCGCAACGGGAGCCGCCGGGCTGCTGCTGGCCCAGCGATGGTGGTCGCCCTTCGTCGCGGCGCTGCTGGCCACGATGATCACCGTGCGTCTCACCGGCGCCTTCCACGAAGACGCGCTGGCCGATGCGTTCGATGGATTCGGCGGCGGCTGGAGTGTCGAGCAGGTGCTGGCCATCATGAAGGACAGCCGCGTGGGTTCCTACGCTCTCGTCGGCATGATTCTGGTGGTGATCATGAAGTGCGCCCTGCTCGCCGATCTGGCCACCACGCCCATCGCCTCCGGACGCCCGTGGCATGGCCTGCCACTCGTCGCCAGCGCGCTCGTCTCCGCGCATGTGCTCGGACGCTGCAGCAGCATATGGCTCATGGCCGCACTGCCCTACGTGCGGCCTCCCAGCAGCACGGAACGCAGCAGCGCCGGCAAACCCTTCGTGGACGGAGTGGGAATCGGGCGTGTGACCACAGCCACGATCCAGACCGTGTTCCTCGTCTTTCTCTGTCTCGGCGCCATTGCCTGGATCCCGCTTCTGATCGCACTCTTGCTGACGACCGTTTCCGGACGCTATTTCCGCCAACGTATCGGAGGAATCACCGGGGACACGCTCGGTGCCGTCAATCAGCTTGTGGAGCTCGGTGTCTACCTGATACTGGCCGCGGCTCCCATACGGGGACTCTTCACGCCATGA
- the cobT gene encoding nicotinate-nucleotide--dimethylbenzimidazole phosphoribosyltransferase: MSASPRVAESGTRILLVRHGETAHNAAGRCQGRLDVPMSARGEMQIRRLAARLEASGVLRQLSAAYTSPLTRSWRAAQMLMDARVDEHATVIVEDDDLVELDYGSWQGTTPSEWPPGAHRQWQLDPWSMTFPEGESLAAMRTRAHRALARITAAHPGQSVLVSAHGHINRVILLDALRHSPLDFWSIRQHNAEAWWIVCTLNADGLPEFLSAERAEAPVTEATAQHAIDGKTKPLGALGVLESTAVRLARLQQTLSPRIEAARICVFGADHGVTAEGVSAYPRAVTAEMMRNFARGGAAINVLARANALDVEVIDVGVDADLPADMDIQHARVRRGSRNLLHEGALSAGELDAALAVGAEAVQRAVRAGVDVIGLGEMGIGNTTAAAALLSVLTGQPSSRTVGSGTGVHGETLAHKRAVVDGALARHGTRTTIDDRAISARECLRRLGGLELAAMAGAALAAKRHPVVILADGFISTVSVLAAICIDRETAGDAHDGEHDSAHMDGRATALMDQIFLSHRSTETGHALAIDALSMLAGRTLRPLLDLDMRLGEGTGAALAVPLLRSAAAIMTDMATFSEAGVSTGDHEAAHGATPGATSP; the protein is encoded by the coding sequence GTGAGTGCATCGCCGCGCGTGGCGGAGTCCGGCACGCGCATTCTGCTCGTGCGGCACGGTGAGACCGCCCACAACGCCGCGGGCCGCTGTCAGGGACGTCTCGATGTGCCAATGAGTGCGCGCGGCGAGATGCAGATCCGCCGTCTCGCCGCCCGTCTCGAAGCCAGCGGGGTGTTGCGGCAACTGTCGGCAGCGTACACCTCGCCGCTCACACGATCGTGGCGGGCAGCGCAGATGCTGATGGATGCCCGCGTCGATGAACATGCCACGGTCATCGTCGAGGACGACGATCTCGTCGAACTCGACTACGGATCGTGGCAGGGTACGACACCATCCGAGTGGCCGCCGGGTGCGCATCGGCAGTGGCAGCTCGACCCCTGGTCGATGACGTTTCCCGAGGGAGAGTCCCTGGCCGCGATGCGTACGCGCGCCCACCGGGCCCTCGCGCGCATCACGGCGGCACATCCGGGCCAGTCCGTGCTCGTCTCGGCGCATGGTCACATCAATCGGGTGATTCTGCTGGACGCGCTCCGGCATTCTCCGTTGGACTTCTGGTCCATCCGCCAGCACAACGCCGAGGCCTGGTGGATCGTCTGCACGCTGAACGCCGACGGACTGCCCGAATTCCTGTCCGCGGAGCGCGCGGAGGCGCCGGTGACGGAAGCGACCGCGCAACATGCCATCGACGGCAAGACCAAGCCGCTCGGTGCACTCGGGGTGCTCGAATCCACTGCCGTACGTCTCGCGCGGCTTCAGCAGACACTCTCCCCGCGTATCGAAGCCGCACGCATCTGCGTCTTCGGGGCCGATCATGGAGTCACCGCAGAGGGCGTGAGTGCCTATCCACGCGCCGTGACCGCCGAGATGATGCGCAACTTCGCGCGTGGCGGAGCAGCCATCAATGTGCTGGCCCGCGCCAACGCGCTCGATGTGGAAGTGATCGACGTCGGTGTCGATGCCGACCTGCCGGCGGACATGGACATCCAGCACGCCAGAGTACGACGCGGCTCGCGCAATCTGCTGCACGAGGGGGCACTCAGCGCCGGGGAACTGGACGCCGCGCTCGCGGTGGGCGCCGAAGCCGTACAGCGGGCGGTGCGGGCCGGCGTGGATGTGATCGGCCTGGGTGAAATGGGCATCGGCAACACCACGGCCGCCGCGGCGTTGCTGTCGGTGCTCACCGGACAGCCGAGCAGCCGGACCGTCGGTTCGGGCACGGGAGTGCATGGGGAGACCTTGGCACACAAACGCGCGGTCGTCGATGGCGCCCTCGCACGGCATGGGACACGCACCACGATCGACGATCGTGCCATCAGTGCACGCGAATGTCTGCGTCGACTCGGCGGACTCGAGCTGGCGGCCATGGCCGGCGCGGCACTCGCGGCGAAACGGCATCCCGTCGTCATTCTCGCGGATGGATTCATTTCCACCGTGTCGGTGCTGGCCGCGATCTGCATCGACCGGGAAACCGCCGGCGATGCGCATGACGGTGAACATGACAGTGCGCATATGGACGGGCGTGCGACGGCGCTCATGGATCAGATCTTTCTCTCCCATCGATCGACGGAGACCGGTCACGCCCTCGCGATCGACGCGCTGTCCATGCTGGCCGGCCGAACGCTGCGTCCCCTGCTCGATCTCGATATGCGTCTGGGTGAGGGCACCGGTGCGGCTCTGGCCGTACCGCTGCTGCGATCGGCGGCGGCGATCATGACCGACATGGCCACATTCAGCGAGGCCGGCGTCTCCACGGGCGACCATGAGGCCGCACATGGAGCTACCCCCGGAGCGACGTCGCCATGA
- the cobO gene encoding cob(I)yrinic acid a,c-diamide adenosyltransferase, with translation MSTDRATRKGLLIVNTGNGKGKSTAALGILVRAAGYDFSIGMFQFIKSAETRYGEHIAAEELGIDIVPLGDGFTWLSDNIDADRALAEKGWQRVQEVIESQAFDILILDELTYCLTYGWLDETKVLDVLRRRPSWMHVVVTGRNASPALIELADLVTEMHLVKHPYREKGVPAQPGIEL, from the coding sequence ATGAGCACCGATCGCGCCACACGCAAAGGCCTGCTGATCGTCAACACCGGCAACGGCAAAGGCAAGTCCACGGCGGCCCTTGGCATTCTCGTGCGTGCCGCCGGTTACGATTTTTCCATCGGCATGTTCCAGTTCATCAAGAGCGCGGAAACGCGATACGGCGAACACATTGCCGCCGAGGAACTGGGCATCGACATCGTGCCCCTGGGCGACGGATTCACCTGGCTCTCCGACAACATCGACGCCGACCGCGCGCTGGCCGAAAAGGGCTGGCAGCGTGTGCAGGAGGTGATCGAGTCGCAGGCGTTCGACATCCTCATCCTTGACGAGCTCACCTACTGTCTCACGTATGGCTGGCTGGACGAGACGAAGGTGCTCGATGTGCTGCGCCGGCGGCCGTCGTGGATGCATGTCGTCGTCACCGGCCGCAATGCATCACCGGCACTCATTGAGCTCGCCGATCTCGTCACGGAGATGCATCTGGTGAAACATCCCTACCGGGAGAAAGGCGTCCCCGCACAACCGGGCATCGAACTGTGA
- a CDS encoding histidine phosphatase family protein, protein MIERLSGDAAHPLRLIFVRHAEAAHADGRCIGHTDLALSERGRMSLTALTAPNGGLAHALANTLQTLDDEPTDAMVVTSDLQRAHETALAIATRFDLPLLTDPRLREMHFGNWDGRNWHELEVTEGAALREWMAQWTRHAPPGGETVADLVARMESALETFGTLPCDTVVVVSHAGWIRAALCKLRGIPYTQMFDIPVDHLSVTVFELERPGGVAASMPLP, encoded by the coding sequence ATGATCGAGCGGCTGTCCGGGGACGCGGCACATCCTCTGCGTCTGATCTTCGTTCGACATGCGGAGGCTGCGCATGCCGACGGACGCTGCATCGGGCACACCGATCTCGCGTTGTCGGAACGCGGGCGGATGTCGTTGACGGCCCTCACGGCGCCCAACGGCGGCCTGGCGCACGCGCTCGCCAATACGTTGCAGACGCTGGATGATGAACCGACCGACGCGATGGTGGTCACCAGCGACCTGCAGCGGGCCCACGAGACGGCGCTCGCCATCGCCACCCGATTCGATCTGCCACTTCTCACCGACCCGCGCCTGCGTGAGATGCACTTCGGCAACTGGGACGGACGCAACTGGCACGAACTCGAGGTCACCGAAGGAGCGGCCCTGCGCGAATGGATGGCCCAGTGGACCCGGCATGCACCGCCCGGCGGGGAGACGGTGGCCGATCTGGTGGCGCGCATGGAAAGCGCGCTGGAGACGTTTGGTACGCTGCCCTGTGACACGGTGGTGGTGGTGTCGCATGCGGGCTGGATTCGTGCGGCGCTATGCAAGCTCCGCGGCATTCCCTACACGCAGATGTTCGACATCCCGGTGGACCATCTCAGCGTGACCGTCTTCGAACTCGAGCGGCCGGGCGGCGTCGCAGCAAGCATGCCCCTGCCCTGA